GACGACAGCAGAGTCACCCTTAGAAACTTAAACTTGAGTAGTAAAAGAAGAAGCATTTTTCTCATTACAAGTTTAGCCAGAACCATAGAGGAATCTGAATTAATACAGACCAATGAATTACCACAAACATTTGTGCAAGCTCATAGTTGTTTGCAACTCTGTGTCTACTTCTCCATTAATTTAGAAATCCAAGGCATTTCATGGGGGAGTAacttaactttttaaaaaacttatCTGAGCTGTGTAATTGTCAAAATCTACATTTAAACTAACTTTTAACCATGGCTGAAACATAACTAACCTCAGCTGATAAACTGCTATGATTATAAATAGCTTGCAGCTGCTTCATCATAAAAGCCATGGTTATTCTGGCCAGATGGTTTTTACTTTGAGGTAACTATATTGTAGGAAGTGTTAAATTTGACAGCAGCTACAAGAAGGACTTTGCATTGTATCAAGGTAACAAAAGCTGATGTCTGCCACATAGTTTTCAGGAGAATTTAATCCCTTTTatattgtgctgttttgtttagCTGAAGCTGCCTGATTATTTTAGCAGTCTGTCTTGGGAAAACGGATCTTGTTTGGGTCATGGCTCTGGCAGAAGATGCAACTTGCGTCTGACCTCCTCAGTCAGGAAGTTTGCTTACTTAAATGCCACTTCATCTCACGGGTACTTGCAGGCACTgctttgcagcagcagaaccCCAATATCACAATGCAGGAGGCCACGTATGCAGAAAGTGGTTGCGCCACCGTTGTCCGCTGTGTTTTGTCTAGTTTAGTGAGCTGTATTTGTTtatagtgtatgtgtgtttgtgcacttaACTCCTTTACTTCACCATGTCCTCTAACTGAGTTCTGTGGCCGAGCTAATGGCCTGCTCCTCAGAGCACTGGACTCTGCTATGCCTCTAATTTGGTATGCCTGCTTTGCAGTCACATGATGAATCAGCACTGTCATGATGGGATCATTTTTCATCCAGTATATTTGGATTCTTTTGCATTAGTGGCGTGCTGCGTCAAACCTTGTTAATGACAGATCCAGTGCCATTTTGTATTATGTGACATCCTACTAACCCTTGTTTTCTTTGACTTGTAATTCTTTTTCAGGCATTGGAAAGTAATGTTACAGTGGAGAATTCCTTCTGTTTTAAGACTACAATCCCCAATATTGATATGCATTTTATATAGTTTGCCCAGTTTTGTGTTACATTAAATGTTCACCCTTCACTATCATTAGCTGTTGTGCAAATGTCTGGAATTCATTTAGGCTCAACCaaatatttatctgtgtgtgtttgtgatttcaACAGCAGGCAAATGAAGCcctccaccaccagcaccaggTGGCCCAGAACAGCCTGCTGCCACTTCTTAATGCAGGAGCTGAACAAGTTGACCAGAAGCCTATCCTGCCCATCCAAATAGACCAGAAGCCCCCTTCCAGCGCTGCTGATCTCCTCAAAGACAATGTGGCCAGTGGAGGAGGTATACGGCCACCAGTGCCTGTGATAAAGAAGGAACACAAAGGCAAAACGCCTTTCGTCTGCGGCTACTGCAACAAGGCCTTCCGCGACAGCTACCACCTGAGGCGTCATGAGTCCAGCCACACCGGCATCAAGATGGTGTCGAGGCCTAAGAAGACTGCCCAGACAGCCCCCACCATGGTGCCCATGATCTCCACCATGCCACGAGAGAACAACGGCAACCCCTCATACATCTCCACGGTAGCAGGCATCCTCTCCACAGCAACCACCTCTGTTTCCTCAAGTATCATGACATCGTCTGCAATGGGCAAtgtgcagcagcaaaatgtCGCCAAGAAACCTGCCAAACCTGTCAAGAAAAACCATGGTTGTGAGATGTGCGGCAAGGCCTTCCGTGATGTCTACCACCTGAATCGCCACAAGCTGTCCCATTCAGACGAGAAGCCTTTTGAGTGCCCCATCTGCCAGCAACGCTTTAAAAGGAAGGACCGAATGACCTACCATGTTCGCTCTCATGACGGGGGAGTCCACAAGCCCTatgtatgttctgtgtgtggGAAAGGCTTTTCCAGGTAAGGATCACATTTTTGGCCCTTTTGATTAGCTGTTCAAAatgttgtctctttgtgttaGACATATTGTGACTGATACCCCGACGAAATTGGTAGGGTTTCTTAAATGTTCACTTTTTtacacagtgtttttaaaataatcttgTGTTTTGAAAAGTTATTTTTCACAGTAACGTACCAGTATTTTTCCACAAATGAGTTATTTGATAGTTCTCTAATTCTGTTACAGCAGTATTTgaactatttttacaaaatgtggagaaaaaagtcaaacaaattATCACCCTTTAGTTTTTCCAGTGTGACGACAGTTGTTCTTCATGGGACTTGACAGAGCTGTCGTAAGGAGTCAGACTGGCAAACCCTGAGCAATGGATGGCTGCTAAGAGCTAGCGACAGATTTCATGGGGAGATAATATTACCCGTTTCAGATGTCTTTGTACATTCCTTGTATAGCTCTTGAGGTGGTGGAATAAGTTACGTTCACTCCTAGACCAGTTGCATAAAGGTGAAAAAAGCACGACACAGTTAGTATATTATCAGACATAAAATGGCCTGAACTTCCACTAATATGTGTCAGTTAGTAgctatgaaaatattttatttgtatttgttttcagGGTCTGTCTTGCAAAAACAGAATTAGCCCACTGAACAGCCATAAAAAGTTAAATGTGGAGCATGAGCTGAAGCAACTGTTTCAGGTAGTAATCAAAACAGTTATCCAGTCAAGTCGGTAAACCTGCTTCCAAAGATAGGCCCAGTGCAGCCTGGGACTCCCACAAACATCATCCGAACATCATGTCCTCGTCACCGCACCGGCCAATGGTTTGTTTGGGATGCGTCTTACATGCGAGTGTCGAGGCCGCTGAATCGCTGCAAAGGTTTGCAGCTTTTATGAACGGTATCTAAGGAGATGTTTGGTAGGCAGTGGGATCAGCAGCAACATGGATAATGCACAGTGACGATAGCAAATACTAAATTGGTGAGAAAATGGGGGCAAAAAAAGATTGCTGTCACGACTACTGTAGTTTACTCATGTGCTTTCAATCAGCAAGTAACAGGAAGCAAACACGACTattgtaaacaggaagtatgcTTCTGAGATCTAATTTATTCTTATGGTAGTGGAGACAAAGTAATTTCACCCTATGATGGTCGCATTCCAGGGTCAAAGAGAAACGTCTTGGCTTGTCTGCATGGAATTAGAAAATAACACGATGATAAAGAAATTCAAACATACCTTTTTTTTGGACAATTTACTAATTAGCTTTTGCAGTGTTTTAAGTAAGAAAAGCAGGCAGGTTAAACTGAAGAGTAACTTTCatgcttgtttttcattatttcattattcattatttattggCAGCGAGTACAAAGACAGGATTTATTTTAACAAAGAATGTTATTGCCAGATGCAATATTTTTCTCAGCTTTACCAGACATTTACCGAACAGTGACCCAACTGCTCGTAGCACAACTCGTATGTGACTGCTTCACATACAAGTGgtgttttaaattattattgttttcattattattattcagtcaCACCATGATTACATATAGAGGAGCAACTGTATGGCTGTTTACTGTCCATTCAGCCCCCCCAGTGGCTGCGTTTTCATGTTTATAGTTATGCTAAGCAGTTTAGATTTGTACTTGCATTGACCCCCCCCCACGCCATTTCAACCACATGCTTAAACAGTCGCACATGGGAGAGCACCAGTGGTAGAGTATCAAGGGAGGGGGAGGCGTCACTTGTCACTTTGCGGTTCCCGCCAGCATGTCACAGACTCTCTTTCCCCTGGGAATTCAGTGAACCATGTGCTAATGTTCAGGTCAACACATTTACCATACAGTGAATAAATATTTCGTTTAAGAAGCCCATGTGATCGCGATTCATCAGCGCATAAACATTTCACTGCTTTTTAATAAGCCAAAATATCTGGTGTATGTAAATCAGCACAGAGCGAGCGGAGAATATCGACAACACCAGAGGAGTTCTGCGCCGCAACACAACTTctacaaaaacatcagcagtgTATCCCAGCCAAGCTGTAACACTAGCACCGTGCTGTGTAGGGCAGTTTCAGGCATGCCTCCAACACAGTGACGTAGGGAAGGGATTCATCAGCATACTGGAAAGTGAGAATGGGGACTGAATAACAGGGCACTGAGTCACTGCCACTCAGCCAGATATGTAGGCAGGCGCTGTGTGGAGTCTGCTCTCCTAGTCAGtgggacagaaaaaaaagaagaatgaaaaacCTGATTCCTGTTCACGGCAACCACTGAGAAGACTTCACCTGATTCCtcttatttgtaattttttatttatttatttttttttaaatccagcagCATGAAACTTTCCGGTTTGGGAGCAGCTGCCAGTGCTGTAGCCCTTACTCACTCCATTATAGCACTTCTAACATGATTCAGCTCACAGCCTCAGTAGAACTAACAAGCTGACAGAGGAGGATCAGTGCCAAGAGGAATTTGTGAACGCTGGAGTTTCACTGTAAAGGTCAAGAGGCAAATAGCTGTTTTCTTGCAACTGTTACGCAGTGAACAGTGCATAATAATATTAAACAGTGAGGAGTGTGTTGTCATCAGTAGTTGTTAATTGCTGTTATTTTTTATCTCAAGTTAacagcaaatatatatatatatagtgaagATTTTAGTTTAAGTCCTTAGTCATTGTAATGATTTTTTATCCATACAATATTGCCTTTTATAGTACAAATATTTGTGGTGTCCTAAAATATCATCTGTAGCAAgtaaaactgtttttgtcagggtcctttttttttaaatttctcattttaatgTGCACAAAGTACACGTTATCACACTTGATAGTGCAACGTTCTGCAGGAAAGCAAGAAATATGCAGTACTGGTTTTTTTTAAGGTCTAAAAGGTCATTCAGGATCATGCTTGTTCAGGCTGATCCCTCGCATTGTTTTCACAACTGTAAACACGCATTTGATGCTTTCTCACAGTTGTAATCTGTTGTCAAAAAGACAATAATTCACTGTCCCCACTGTATTAACTTTTATTAACTTTGTGGCCAACATAGTGTCTTCTGAATGCTCAGAGAGAAGGACAAATTTAGTCTTGGATTCTAGGAAACTACCAACCAAATTCCTGGAAATTCTCAATAACattcttttcatatttctgtaAGTGATGCCAAAGCTGtaggaaaagaaacagaagtggTGTAATGTTGTGCAAAACTGGCAGTTTACTCGGAAAAGAAGTGGAAAATGGACAATTTTACCATCCCAGTGTGGTGCGTGTTTGAAACTAGGTCAAACTAATTCATGCATGATTGATCATGGAGAATTAACTGCTATTGACGGAAATtttagggatttttttttgtgctcttcCCCTCATTATCAAAGCAAACAGAGCACATCCGTATGCCTCCAGACTTCTGCAGTTGCCGCGGTATAGAAAGATTGTACATTAGGCTTCACAAGATTAAAcgtgttattgttttgtttttctcaatcTAGGCCAGACCACTTGAGCTGCCATGTGAAGCATGTGCATTCCTCAGAAAGGCCGTTTAAATGTCAAGTAACGGTAAGACTCATTACTGTCCagatcattattgttattactgttgttattattattgttggtgCTGGTGGCATTGAACCCGACTGACCTTTGGCCCTGTCGGCTGTGGGTCTGCAGGCCTGTACCTCTGCTTTTGCCACCAAAGACAGACTCCGTTCCCACATGATCAGGCATGAAGGCAAAGTGACCTGTAGCATCTGTGGGAAGATGCTCAGCGCAGCCTACATCACCAGCCATTTGAAGACTCACGGACAAACCAACTTTAACTCCTGTAACAAAGGTACGGCGCCACAACATTaaagtgtgtgaatgtctgaatgATCTTTTAAGCAGGCTTGTCTAAACCGCCAACAGAAATCATGTCTTTGTGTCTCATAGTCTGTTCTTTTTCTGAGCCCTCTTagtttttttactgtgtttaatttcattttgatcattttattttaaaatttctgccccatttttgtatttctttactttGCAAGTCACCTTTTGCGGGTCAAGCCTTACATACTCACTCCCATCACCCTTTTCTAATCCTGGTTGTTGCATTACAAGGTATAATGTTTCGGCAGTGTCAAAATCTTATTCTACGTTAGATTACACTTGGAGTCATGAGGCTGTTGCTCATGTAGGTCTCCTTTTATTTCTTACCAATGGACAGCTGTTTTTTCACTTGCAGAACAAAAGTTAAATActctttcttgtttttgcagACGGTAACGATGTCTGCAACTCTGCCTCAGCTACGCCCGTGACCATTTCTTCCCCCATCACCACGGCGATGAACCGATGCATCAGCAACAACCCGGTCACCATAGCCGCACAAATGAACATTAGCACCAACACAGTCAACATCACATCTCCGGTTAGCCTCCAGCACCCAGTCACCATCACCGGGCCCGTCAACATTGCCTCCGTCAACATCCCCGCCACGGCACCCATGAATATAGCCCACCCAGTCGCAATAACGACCCCAATGCCCATGAACATGGGTCCGCTCAACATCGCCATGAGGCCAGTGGATAGCATGTCTTTTCTGTCCCAAGTCTTGCCTTCTTCCCCACCCTGGTAAAAACGGAGAGCGAGCGATGGACTGGccagaaagaaagggaaaatgaagtgaaacaagAGACTCCTGTCCTCATCATTTGCACCTCTAAGCCCAGCTCTTTCTCCCCCCTGAACCACGTTTGCTTCATCAAAACCGCGAAGTGAGCGTTTCCACGAGCCGCGTGGCCAGTAGGAGCTCACAGCGACCTCCCCGACTAATGTTAATCGTGACTGGCACGAGATGCAGAACGCTTGAGTAGAAACCGAGTAGGATTTATCTTGAAATCAGGACAGCCGTAAGACTTAGTGTAGTCAGTTAGAATGATGAAACTGTGATTTGTATCATGACAAACGAGAGGAGAGGATTCCTCAAGCACCCTTGAGGACTCCGTAGGAAAACACACCTGTGCTTTTGTAAAAGGGAGATGAGAAATGGACTAAGGCAATAACtataaattgctgtttttgatgttttccaAGTTCTCTCCCAAAGCCTCTGGGTGTCtttgtatgttgttttttttaactatagCCTGCTAATCACTATCTATTTAATGTTATAGGAAATGAGTCTAGTAAAAGGGACAGCAGCTTCCACTTGCATGGAAgaatattttttcacagtgctctagcttcttttttttttttttttttccttctcagatAGTAGATATGCTCTTGAGGTACAGTGACTAACTTGTACAGTTGACATAGTAATGTATTTTCATGTCAgcattttaatttttgcttttgtcattcAAGGGGATATCTCGACAGTCCTTTTGACAACGAAATATTTGTACTTTGTTTTCTatttggatggaaacacaaagtttgtttttatttgcctaTTTGTAGTGTTCATTTTTCCATGAAGTCACAATGGAATGAGTCTTGCACTGAAAGCATATCCTACATACAGGTGAGCAGCAGTATTATCAAAGATCAAATTGGAGACTTAAGTGTCGTGGTTGAACCCGCCTGCACTTGAGGGCCATCTAGTGGCTGAATACAGAGAAGCCTGGCCTTGTAGGGAAGCTTTTTCAGGCTGTTACAGTCATCACAATGGTGACTAATTAGTTTTGTTTGACTCTTCtgtacactgtttttttttttttttaatcatttatttgtgaTAGCCCCAACATGATACTAAGGACCCCTCactcaggaaacacacacagaagcccaTCACTCATGAGCTTGGTTCCTTTTTACATTGAGTATATCTACCAAGTGTCTACCATGTATCTTCATTCTTGACTTCGCCGTGTTCATTTTTCTCGACTTCCTAAATCATTTGGCATTGTGACGTTAAAAGACTAGACTTCCACCAGGAACAACAAGTCCAataattattgattttaaatgtagCCGTCCATTTGAATAGTCATTTACTGTGCAATTGCATACATgctgtacctttttttttttttttttttttttttttttaactacattTCCTTTTAAAGTCAAGTTCAGTCTCAGGCTGCGTAGTAATGTGGCTGAGATCTGGACAAGTTTGATAAAATGCAAGTTTGTGTCCATTAAAATAATGGGACAAGATTGATGTTGCATGACCCCAAACACTGTAGCTGTTGGACATTAACTATTTTTAATGAATGCCATGTTATCTCAACAGTGTTGCAGCTCTTTGAGTTGGTTCAGTTTATACTGAAAAATGCAATAtgcatgtttgtcatttttcccaagttttgttttaaacaaaatattagtgtagctattttttttttcgttcTTATGCATTTAGGTAGATACACTATGATAGCCTGTTTGCCAAATTTGATACAATAATAATGTGAGAAACTGAACATTTCTTGTGGAATTGAACATCTCTTTATTtttaaggaaaacaaataattGGAAATTCCAGGACCCTTGTGAAAAGCAGTTGAATGTATATCTTTGTACAAAACTATTTTAGTTCCAAGGATATGGTAGTTACAATAGATGTGAAAGATAAGATAACCTTTTTTATAAATCTTTTGTATTAGAACATTAACAATGGTAATTTTGTATATATGAGAGGCTAGGCTTTCTGATTAGCAGAAAGGTCAAACAttcctacattttttttaaatgtatgtttgtcaAATTATTACATAAACATGCGCAATGTTATGTGCCTTTTATTTGGGTTgtctaaataaaagaaaactatcaaatgtgtttatatgtatgaAGTAATGTTCAGATATCAAATACATGACGGAGTTTATTACCTCTATTATCTATCTATATTagtttattcatatttctttgGCAGAGAATTTCTTTTACTAGATACTTACCATCAATCACAAgcagattttacatttacagcaaCCAGTTGCTCTCAATATCCAAAAATGAACAGCTAACTAAAGGAAGAGAGCGACACTGACTCAAGGCTAACGTGAGTGTCGTACCACTTTAAATTCTGCATATTGATATCCAttaaatagatgtttttttccttgtaTTTACTACAAAATAGAACTTTGAAACATCTAAGTTAGCAAGCGAAAGATCCACATATGTTTTGGTAGAAACCTTAACAAAGCTAAAAGGAGTGTGAATGTTATACTTACATTTGCAGGGTATTGTAGTGTAGAAAGTGTTTCTTCA
This window of the Pempheris klunzingeri isolate RE-2024b chromosome 14, fPemKlu1.hap1, whole genome shotgun sequence genome carries:
- the LOC139213129 gene encoding vascular endothelial zinc finger 1-like, with protein sequence MEPSWSTFLFQQANEALHHQHQVAQNSLLPLLNAGAEQVDQKPILPIQIDQKPPSSAADLLKDNVASGGGIRPPVPVIKKEHKGKTPFVCGYCNKAFRDSYHLRRHESSHTGIKMVSRPKKTAQTAPTMVPMISTMPRENNGNPSYISTVAGILSTATTSVSSSIMTSSAMGNVQQQNVAKKPAKPVKKNHGCEMCGKAFRDVYHLNRHKLSHSDEKPFECPICQQRFKRKDRMTYHVRSHDGGVHKPYVCSVCGKGFSRPDHLSCHVKHVHSSERPFKCQVTACTSAFATKDRLRSHMIRHEGKVTCSICGKMLSAAYITSHLKTHGQTNFNSCNKDGNDVCNSASATPVTISSPITTAMNRCISNNPVTIAAQMNISTNTVNITSPVSLQHPVTITGPVNIASVNIPATAPMNIAHPVAITTPMPMNMGPLNIAMRPVDSMSFLSQVLPSSPPW